Proteins from one Danaus plexippus chromosome 18 unlocalized genomic scaffold, MEX_DaPlex mxdp_20, whole genome shotgun sequence genomic window:
- the LOC116773298 gene encoding senecionine N-oxygenase-like — MTPINIRTCVLLTVLKIIYTNGLSLPPSHSCVIGAGYSGLAAARYLKEFGLKFTVFEASRDVGGTWRFDPNVGLDADGIPVTTSQYKYLRTNTPRQTMEFNGYPFQNATPTFPTGTCFYKYIKSFVKKFDLKNNIQLRSLVTSVSRVKYHWDLVYFNTEDRQEYGVDCDFVIIANGQYVRPVVPNFIGLEAFEGTVMHSHDYKGPEAFEGRKVLLVGAGASGLDLAVQLNNITAKLVHSHHLKYNQPKFSDKYVKKPDIKVFVKNGVIFEDGSFEEVEHVILATGYEFDQPFLDDTSGLTRTGKFVLPLYRNIINIAHPSMMFLGVVNGVITRTMDVQAEYIASLIAGKFKLPSQDEMLESWLKHVHSLKYNSNKILYVNTIGKEMDNYFGNLTEEAGVTRVLPVLSDIRDFNAENRLEDLLNYRDYDFEIIDANNYKRWYNGGGGRAEECFIEE; from the exons ccACCATCACACTCTTGCGTCATTGGGGCTGGCTATTCAGGGCTGGCTGCGGCGAGATATTTAAAGGAATTCGGCCTCAAATTCACCGTGTTCGAAGCCTCCCGCGATGTTGGTGGGACTTGGCGCTTCGATCCCAACGTTGGTCTTGACGCTGATGGCATCCCTGTCACCACAagccaatataaatatttaag GACCAACACTCCAAGACAAACTATGGAATTTAATGGCTATCCTTTTCAGAACGCGACCCCCACATTCCCAACTGGCACTTGCTTTTACAAATACATCAAATCATTCGTAaagaaatttgatttgaaGAACAACATTCAA ttgCGTAGCTTAGTGACTTCCGTTTCCCGGGTTAAATACCATTGGGATCTGGTGTATTTTAACACCGAGGATCGTCAGGAGTATGGCGTCGACTGTGACTTTGTGATCATCGCCAACGGACAGTATGTCAGGCCTGTGGTACCAAATTTCATTGGTTTAGAGGCATTTGAAG GCACAGTCATGCACAGTCATGATTACAAAGGTCCCGAAGCGTTCGAAGGTCGAAAGGTTCTCCTAGTGGGGGCCGGGGCCTCTGGTCTGGATCTGGCCGTTCAACTGAACAACATCACGGCGAAACTGGTGCACAGTCACCATCTTAAATACAATCAACCGAAATTCTCCGATAAGTACGTAAAGAAGCCGGATATTAAAGTGTTTGTGAAGAATGGAGTCATCTTCGAAGACGGCAGCTTCGAGGAGGTGGAACATGTTATTCTTGCTACAG GATACGAGTTCGACCAACCGTTCCTAGACGACACCAGCGGTTTGACGCGCACTGGAAAGTTTGTGTTGCCTTTGTATAGGAACATTATCAACATAGCTCACCCCAGCATGATGTTCCTGGGTGTCGTCAATGGAGTTATCACGAGAACGATGGACGTTCAG GCTGAGTACATAGCGTCGTTGATTGCTGGAAAATTTAAACTTCCGTCTCAAGACGAGATGTTAGAAAGTTGGCTTAAACACGTTCACTCCTTGAAGTATAATTCCAATAAGATACTTTACGTCAACACTATCGGCAAGGAGATG GACAATTATTTCGGTAATTTGACTGAAGAGGCTGGAGTAACAAGAGTGCTGCCGGTGTTGTCGGATATAAGAGATTTTAATGCCGAAAATCGTCTCGAAGATCTCCTTAATTACAGAGATTACGATTTCGAGATCATCGACGCGAACAACTATAAGAGGTGGTATAACGGCGGTGGGGGAAGAGCGGAGGAGTGCTTTATTGAAGAGTAG